One genomic region from Candidatus Equadaptatus faecalis encodes:
- a CDS encoding aminotransferase class I/II-fold pyridoxal phosphate-dependent enzyme, producing the protein MFTALQQFRNMRVVPFDVPGHKHGRGNPELTAFLGQQCLEVDVNSMKPLDNLCHPVSVIREAEELAAEAFGASNAFLMVGGTTSSVQAMILTVCKRGDEIILPRNVHRSVINALVLSGAVPVYVNPDVDQRLGISLGMTQESLKKAIKEHPNAVAVLVNNPTYYGICSNIRAVVKMAHEAGMLCLADEAHGTHFYFGNGLPVSAMEAGADMSSVSMHKSGGSLTQSSLLLTGPNVNEGYVRQIINLTQTTSGSYLLMSSLDISRRNLALRGNAVFHQVADMAEYAREEINAIGGYYAFGSELRNGDSVFDFDATKLSVHTLDIGLAGIEVYDLLRDEYDIQIEFGDIGNILAYLSIGDRSQEVERLVSALAEIRRRFQKDATGMLSQEYIDPIVLMSPQEAFYAEKVSLTLRETEGRICSEFVMCYPPGIPVLAPGERITGEILDYIEYAKSKGCSMTGPEDPSITRLNVLK; encoded by the coding sequence ATTTTTACAGCCTTGCAGCAGTTCCGCAATATGCGTGTGGTACCGTTTGACGTACCGGGGCATAAGCACGGGAGAGGCAATCCGGAGCTGACCGCTTTTTTGGGTCAGCAATGTCTTGAGGTTGACGTCAACAGCATGAAACCGCTGGACAATCTCTGCCACCCCGTTTCAGTTATCAGGGAGGCGGAGGAACTGGCGGCTGAAGCGTTCGGCGCTTCCAACGCATTTCTGATGGTGGGCGGCACCACAAGTTCCGTTCAGGCAATGATACTTACCGTCTGCAAGCGCGGCGATGAAATCATTCTGCCCCGAAACGTCCACCGCAGCGTAATCAATGCCCTTGTTCTCAGCGGAGCCGTGCCTGTGTACGTAAATCCCGACGTAGACCAGCGGCTGGGCATTTCACTCGGCATGACGCAGGAGTCTTTGAAGAAAGCAATTAAAGAACATCCGAACGCTGTCGCGGTTCTCGTGAACAATCCTACTTATTACGGCATCTGCTCAAATATCCGCGCCGTTGTAAAGATGGCACATGAAGCGGGTATGCTTTGCCTTGCTGACGAAGCGCACGGCACGCATTTCTATTTCGGAAACGGGCTGCCCGTATCCGCAATGGAAGCCGGCGCCGATATGTCGTCGGTGTCCATGCACAAGAGCGGCGGCAGCCTGACGCAGTCAAGTCTGCTGCTGACAGGTCCCAACGTTAATGAAGGCTACGTACGGCAGATTATCAACTTAACGCAGACAACGTCGGGAAGCTATCTGCTGATGAGCAGTCTTGACATTTCACGCCGCAATCTTGCTTTGCGCGGCAATGCGGTGTTTCACCAGGTCGCGGACATGGCGGAGTACGCCCGCGAGGAAATAAACGCAATCGGCGGCTATTACGCGTTCGGCAGCGAGCTCAGGAACGGGGATTCCGTTTTTGATTTCGACGCGACAAAGCTTTCCGTACATACGCTTGATATCGGTCTCGCCGGTATTGAGGTCTATGACCTTCTCCGCGACGAGTACGATATTCAGATTGAATTCGGCGATATAGGCAATATTCTTGCCTATCTTTCAATAGGCGACCGCTCTCAGGAGGTGGAACGCCTCGTCAGCGCACTGGCGGAAATCCGCCGGCGCTTTCAGAAGGACGCGACGGGCATGCTTTCCCAGGAATATATTGACCCGATAGTGCTTATGTCCCCGCAGGAGGCTTTTTATGCCGAAAAGGTCAGTCTCACGCTGCGTGAAACAGAGGGCAGAATATGCAGCGAATTTGTTATGTGCTACCCCCCTGGAATTCCCGTTCTTGCGCCGGGCGAAAGAATTACCGGAGAGATACTGGATTATATTGAATACGCAAAAAGCAAGGGCTGCAGCATGACGGGTCCGGAAGACCCCTCAATTACGCGGCTGAACGTTCTGAAATAG